A genomic stretch from Arachis stenosperma cultivar V10309 chromosome 3, arast.V10309.gnm1.PFL2, whole genome shotgun sequence includes:
- the LOC130970592 gene encoding peroxidase 5-like: protein MVNAERMHVIMLSKKLLVLLVVLSVSSSLTSASLTVGFYERTCPHAEAIVRSAVNKAISFNEGIAPALIRMHFHDCFVRGCDGSVLLESTPGNPAERDHPANNPSLRGFHVIEEAKAQIESLCPETVSCADILAFAARDSAYKSGGINYAVPAGRRDGRVSISQEVTENLPAPTFNADQLITNFARKGLSADELVTLSGAHSIGVSHCSSFSNRLYTPLPQDPPMDSQFSSLLKTKCPSNVNGDGGFDPTVVIDAFTPKRLDNKYYKGLMKQRGLLSSDQALLSSESTSEMVVSNAKHGLHWSVKFAKAMVRMGSIDVLTGEQGEIRRHCSVVN from the exons ATGGTTAATGCTGAACGCATGCATGTAATAATGCTTTCTAAGAAGCTGTTGGTTCTATTAGTGGTTCTCTCAGTTTCATCGTCATTGACTTCAGCATCTTTGACTGTGGGTTTCTATGAAAGAACATGTCCACATGCTGAGGCAATTGTGAGAAGCGCTGTGAACAAAGCCATTTCCTTTAACGAAGGAATTGCTCCTGCCTTGATTAGAATGCACTTTCATGATTGCTTTGTCAGG GGTTGTGATGGTTCTGTATTACTAGAATCCACTCCTGGAAACCCAGCTGAGAGAGACCACCCAGCCAACAACCCAAGTCTACGTGGCTTCCACGTCATCGAAGAAGCTAAGGCCCAAATAGAGTCCCTGTGCCCTGAAACGGTGTCGTGCGCAGATATTCTTGCCTTCGCCGCACGCGACAGCGCTTACAAATCCGGCGGCATTAACTACGCCGTACCGGCAGGCCGCAGAGATGGGCGAGTCTCCATCAGCCAAGAAGTAACAGAAAACTTGCCTGCACCAACCTTCAACGCCGACCAACTCATAACCAACTTCGCAAGAAAAGGCTTGTCCGCTGATGAACTCGTTACTCTCTCTGGAGCGCATTCCATTGGTGTATCTCATTGTTCTTCATTCTCGAACCGCTTATATACACCCTTGCCTCAAGACCCTCCTATGGACTCCCAGTTCTCCTCATTGTTGAAAACCAAGTGTCCTTCTAACGTTAATGGCGATGGTGGATTTGATCCGACGGTGGTGATTGACGCATTTACGCCAAAGCGGTTGGACAATAAGTACTATAAGGGATTGATGAAGCAGCGTGGGTTGTTGAGTTCGGATCAAGCGTTGTTGAGCAGTGAATCAACTAGCGAAATGGTGGTAAGCAATGCTAAACATGGTTTGCATTGGTCAGTGAAGTTTGCAAAGGCTATGGTGCGAATGGGGTCTATTGATGTGCTTACAGGCGAACAAGGCGAGATTAGGAGACACTGTAGCGTGGTTAACTAA